CCACCTGCTCGAGCATCGCGCCTTCCCGCGCCAGCTCGCGGTTCTGCTCGATCGTGGACGGGATGAAACTTTGCTGCGGCGCGATCACGTGCATCAGGTGAACTTCTTCGGCGCCGAGGTCTTTCGCCAGTTCCATCGCGCCGCGCATCGCTTCCATCGAGTCTGCCGAAAAGTCGATTGGGGTGAGAATTTTCTTGATATTCTGAATCATATGAGCCTCCCGGGTGCGATGGACAGACTCTGGGACTACCACGGCCTTCGCCGCCTGTGCAAACCCGCGCCCGTCTGTGCCATTATCCCGAAAGATCGCCACCAGGAAAAAGGAATTGCAGATGAAGGGAACTGTTTTCCACGGACCCCACGACGTGCGTGTCGAGCGCGTCGATGACCCCGCGCTCAAGACTCCCACCGACGCGCTGGTGCGAATCACCCGCGCGGGAATCTGCGGCTCCGACCTGCACTTCTATGAAGGCGCTCTGCCCATCGTGCCCGGCTTCGTGCTCGGCCATGAGGGCGTCGGCGTGATCGAGGAAGTGGGCGCCGGCGTCGATCGGCTGAAGAAGGGCGATCGGGTCGTGGTCTCGGCCGTGCCTGCCTGCGGACGATGCTACTTCTGCCGGCGCGGGCAGCCGTCGCAATGCGCCGAAACCGGATCGGCTACCTTCGGCTACGGCGCGAATTTTGCCGGCAAACTCGGATCGCTGGGCGGCGAGCAATCCGAGGCGGTGCGGGTGCCGATGGCGGATTACACGTGCTATCGGCTGCCCGACGCGATCGACGATGACGCCGCGGTCTTTCTCGCCGATATCCTGCCGACCGGTTTTTTCGGCGCGCTCAACGGCAATATCCGGCCGGGCGACACGGTGGCGATTTTCGGATGCGGCCCGGTGGGTCTGTGCGCCGTGATGAGCGCGAAGCTGTTCGGACCCGCCGAAGTGATCGCCGTCGATAGCATCCCGTACCGCTTGGAGGCGGCGCGCAAGCTCGGCGCGTTAGCTGTGGATACTGAAAAGGCGCCTCAGACGATCCTCGATCGCACGCAAGGGCGCGGCGCCGACGTGACGATCGAGGCGGTCGGCAACGAAAGCGCGCTGACGGCCGCGATAATGGCGGCGCGCGGTGGCGGAACAGTGTCGGTAATCGGCGTGTTCGGCGCGCCTTCGTTCAATTTTCCGATCGGCTATGCGTTCGCGCGCGATCTCACGTTCCGAATCGGCCTCGCCAACATCAACGCGCACATCCCGGAACTCGCGCGCCTGATGGAAACCGGCGCGATCGACCCGCGCCCGCTGATAAGCCACGTGATGCCGCTGGGCGACGCCGCCAAA
This DNA window, taken from Candidatus Binatus sp., encodes the following:
- a CDS encoding alcohol dehydrogenase catalytic domain-containing protein, which encodes MKGTVFHGPHDVRVERVDDPALKTPTDALVRITRAGICGSDLHFYEGALPIVPGFVLGHEGVGVIEEVGAGVDRLKKGDRVVVSAVPACGRCYFCRRGQPSQCAETGSATFGYGANFAGKLGSLGGEQSEAVRVPMADYTCYRLPDAIDDDAAVFLADILPTGFFGALNGNIRPGDTVAIFGCGPVGLCAVMSAKLFGPAEVIAVDSIPYRLEAARKLGALAVDTEKAPQTILDRTQGRGADVTIEAVGNESALTAAIMAARGGGTVSVIGVFGAPSFNFPIGYAFARDLTFRIGLANINAHIPELARLMETGAIDPRPLISHVMPLGDAAKGYEIFSARKDNVLKVLLKP